One genomic region from Argentina anserina chromosome 2, drPotAnse1.1, whole genome shotgun sequence encodes:
- the LOC126784266 gene encoding putative glycine-rich cell wall structural protein 1, translated as MGRSQVSWSLIFLAMGLLSYVSVEATGRSLRHKGNELNKGLQGWHGKETTYGEMTAGGFGGGSYNRDELDKGLQSWRGKETTYEELTAGGYGGGSGYGSGGSGGGVDNGGSGYGGGGGGLGNGGSGYGGGGGSGNNGGGYGGGSGNSGGYGNGGGFGNGGGYGNGGGGAGGGGGFGNGSGGSGHGGGFGMGSGPGFGAGGGGGGGGGGGGGGYNHDEKN; from the coding sequence ATGGGAAGGAGCCAGGTTTCATGGAGTCTTATTTTCTTGGCTATGGGGCTGTTAAGCTACGTCTCTGTTGAAGCTACAGGGAGGTCTCTGAGACACAAGGGAAATGAATTGAACAAGGGGCTCCAGGGCTGGCACGGTAAAGAGACTACCTATGGCGAAATGACTGCAGGTGGTTTCGGGGGAGGGTCTTATAACAGAGATGAACTGGACAAGGGGCTCCAGAGTTGGCGCGGTAAAGAGACTACCTACGAAGAACTGACAGCAGGAGGTTATGGGGGCGGGTCTGGTTATGGCTCTGGTGGTAGTGGAGGTGGTGTAGACAATGGTGGCAGTGGCTATGGAGGCGGTGGGGGTGGTTTAGGAAATGGTGGCAGTGGCTATGGAGGAGGTGGTGGATCTGGTAACAATGGTGGTGGTTATGGAGGTGGATCTGGTAACAGTGGTGGTTATGGTAACGGCGGCGGATTCGGTAATGGTGGGGGATATGGCAATGGGGGTGGAGGAGCTGGAGGAGGTGGTGGCTTTGGCAATGGTAGCGGAGGAAGTGGACATGGGGGAGGCTTTGGTATGGGGTCAGGTCCAGGATTTGGTGCTGGAGGTGGGGGTggcggcggtggtggtggtggtggtgggggaTATAATCATGATGAGAAGAACTAA